Proteins encoded in a region of the Hippopotamus amphibius kiboko isolate mHipAmp2 chromosome 11, mHipAmp2.hap2, whole genome shotgun sequence genome:
- the SOCS6 gene encoding suppressor of cytokine signaling 6, translating into MKKISLKTFRKSFNLNKSKEETDFMVVQQPSLASDFGKEDSLFGSCYGKDIASCDLNSEDEKGGKNRSKSESLMGTLKRRLSAKQKPKGKGGAPSGGSADEDTFSSSSAPIVFKDVRAQRPMRSTSLRSHHYSPTPWPLRPTTSEETCIKMEVRVKALVHSPGPGAALNGVRKDFHDLQADTACQEQTNSLKSSESQDGDLHLHLEEHVPVVIGLVPQDYIQYTVPLEEGMYPLEGPRGYCLDSSSPMEVSAVPPPVAGGPFPEDEHQVDQDLVVAPEIFVDQSVSGLLIGTTGVVLQSPRAGHDDAPPLSPLLPPLQTNPIQRHFGGLAGSDAHVAESMRCHLNFDPNSAPGVARVYDSVQSSGPMVVTSLTEELKKLAKQGWYWGPITRWEAEGKLANVPDGSFLVRDSSDDRYLLSLSFRSHGKTLHTRIEHSNGRFSFYEQPDVEGHTSIVDLIEHSIRDSENGAFCYSRSRLPGSATYPVRLTNPVSRFMQVRSLQYLCRFVIRQYTRIDLIQKLPLPNKMKDYLQEKHY; encoded by the coding sequence ATGAAGAAAATTAGTCTTAAAACCTTCCGGAAATCTTTCAACTTGAATAAAAGTAAAGAGGAAACGGATTTCATGGTCGTGCAACAACCATCACTAGCCAGTGACTTTGGAAAAGAGGATTCCTTATTTGGTAGCTGCTATGGGAAGGATATAGCCAGCTGTGATCTCAACAGTGAAGATGAAAAAGGCGGAAAGAACAGATCAAAAAGTGAAAGCCTAATGGGTACGTTGAAAAGACGGCTCTCTGCGAAACAGAAGCCGAAGGGCAAGGGCGGCGCGCCCTCCGGGGGCTCCGCGGACGAGGacaccttctcctcctcctcggcCCCCATCGTCTTCAAGGACGTGAGGGCGCAGAGGCCCATGCGGTCCACCTCCCTGCGCAGCCACCACTACAGCCCCACGCCGTGGCCCCTGCGTCCCACCACGTCGGAGGAGACGTGCATCAAGATGGAGGTGCGGGTCAAGGCCCTGGTGCACTCGCCCGGCCCTGGCGCGGCCCTGAACGGCGTGCGCAAGGACTTCCACGACCTCCAGGCCGACACCGCGTGCCAAGAACAGACGAACTCGCTCAAGAGTTCGGAGTCTCAGGATGGGGACCTGCATCTCCACCTGGAAGAACATGTGCCTGTCGTTATCGGACTCGTGCCTCAGGACTACATCCAGTACACTGTGCCTTTGGAGGAGGGGATGTACCCTCTGGAAGGCCCGCGCGGCTATTGTCTGGACAGCTCCTCCCCCATGGAGGTCTCGGCAGTCCCGCCTCCCGTGGCGGGGGGCCCTTTCCCCGAAGACGAGCATCAGGTGGACCAGGACCTCGTCGTGGCCCCGGAGATCTTCGTGGACCAGTCGGTGAGCGGCCTGCTGATCGGCACCACGGGAGTCGTGCTGCAGAGCCCGCGAGCGGGTCACGACGAcgcccccccactctccccgctgCTACCTCCCCTGCAGACGAATCCGATCCAAAGGCACTTCGGTGGGCTCGCGGGCTCGGACGCCCACGTGGCCGAGAGTATGCGCTGTCACTTGAATTTCGACCCTAACTCTGCCCCCGGGGTCGCCAGAGTGTATGACTCGGTGCAGAGCAGCGGCCCCATGGTCGTGACCAGCCTCACAGAGGAGCTGAAGAAGCTCGCGAAACAGGGGTGGTACTGGGGCCCCATCACCCGCTGGGAGGCGGAAGGGAAGCTGGCCAACGTGCCCGACGGCTCTTTCCTGGTGCGGGACAGTTCTGACGACCGTTACCTTTTAAGCTTGAGCTTTCGCTCCCATGGCAAAACCCTTCACACTAGAATCGAACATTCAAACGGTAGGTTTAGCTTTTACGAACAGCCGGACGTGGAAGGACACACGTCCATCGTGGACCTGATCGAGCACTCGATCAGGGACTCCGAGAACGGGGCCTTCTGTTACTCCAGGTCTCGCCTGCCGGGCTCCGCCACCTACCCCGTCAGGCTCACCAACCCGGTGTCGCGCTTCATGCAGGTGCGCTCCCTGCAGTACCTGTGCCGCTTCGTCATCCGCCAGTACACCAGGATAGACCTGATTCAGAAGCTGCCCCTGCCCAACAAAATGAAGGATTATTTACAGGAGAAGCACTACTGA